The Verrucomicrobiia bacterium DNA window TGTCCTTCACGTAGTAATAATTGGCATCGCTTGCCTCGGCGAGCCCCGCCATGAGGTCTTCGTTGTAATCGTCGCCCAGGCCAATCGTCGTGACCGCGATGCCTTCTGTGCTCAATTCTCGCCCAAGCTGGCGCAGGTCGCGCGTTGAACTTGGGCCGATGTTGGCGAGCCCATCCGAGAGCAGCATCACTCGATTGATGCGGCGCCCCGAAAGATACTCGCGCAACTCAGCCGCGCCGGATTTCACTCCCGCATACAACGCGGTGCTTCCTCCCGCTTCGATTTTTGCGATTTCGCGCCGAAGCTCGGATTTGTCGTCAACGCGGCGGGCGGGAATCAAGACGCGGGCGTTGTCGCTGTAGGCAATCAGGGAGAACACGTCTTCCGAGTCGAGACGATCAACCAATTGCGTTGCGGCCTGTTTTGCCTTTTCCAGCTTGGCGCCCGTCATGGATCCGGATCGGTCCAGCACCACCGCGAGGTTCAAGGGCGTGCGTTTTCCGCGCTTGGTGCGCTCGGCCGCCGCGAGATCGATCTTCACCACGACCTCCGATTTTGAGCCTTTCAGGATCACATCGCGATCCGGTTCCAGCTTGATGCGCAGGGTTTCTCCGGCCGCGGGGCTGCTTGCCAGCGCGAGGACCAGACCAAGAAAGACGAGAGTTCGTTTCATGTCCAAACTCTTGC harbors:
- a CDS encoding VWA domain-containing protein, giving the protein MKRTLVFLGLVLALASSPAAGETLRIKLEPDRDVILKGSKSEVVVKIDLAAAERTKRGKRTPLNLAVVLDRSGSMTGAKLEKAKQAATQLVDRLDSEDVFSLIAYSDNARVLIPARRVDDKSELRREIAKIEAGGSTALYAGVKSGAAELREYLSGRRINRVMLLSDGLANIGPSSTRDLRQLGRELSTEGIAVTTIGLGDDYNEDLMAGLAEASDANYYYVKD